A region of Veillonellaceae bacterium DNA encodes the following proteins:
- a CDS encoding WG repeat-containing protein, producing MFHHQLAAILAAAALTLSANVYASETPQPSEALSPVPFAAGVEKDGKWGALDASGKVVIPLSYDKEAVSLSDSEDQEADLASQAGRDNLIEVSKGKLRGFYNREGKVIVPVSYESRSVWKDNALAVKLPDSKIRFYREDGTVISDHVYDQVSDFQDGSAIVKLDGKYGYLFYDGKEIAPLYQEARWFAEGLAPVKMDGKWGVIDQTGTVVIEPSYKDSGPSFSSGLLAVKNKENLWGFINKENTPVVPFSYEEAAPIFSEHLTAVKNKEGLWGFVNDEGTVAVKPQFKRVMTEFSEGLAGVKTIDGGAYIKPDGTIAFMADYDMLFPFEDGLAEVRKGEVREEGVVRRYPVSIGIGWGWGHWLRPHHHHRYHGGWGFGIGFPLWDPWGYEYGTVPTVLVKRGYIDNTGKVIASTSNARVFPASSRGILVFNNDRYGWENRSGTFIAHIAYKAVIPVDEAGILICRNDKGDWGVLSMDDGKELVPFSYAEIKYLGSSMLSYKQDGKYGILDKDGKVISAPLYRETGTASCGLIPVKDDAWKVISYDGNDAIVFPKKISQMTSFMNDRAGVKVDGKWGLIDTKGNWIVSPTYDNLKFFK from the coding sequence ATGTTCCATCATCAACTGGCGGCCATTCTTGCGGCGGCCGCTCTTACACTTTCGGCAAATGTCTATGCATCTGAAACCCCTCAGCCTTCTGAAGCTCTTTCCCCTGTCCCCTTTGCAGCGGGCGTTGAAAAGGATGGCAAGTGGGGCGCGCTTGACGCGTCGGGCAAAGTCGTCATTCCCCTTTCTTATGACAAGGAAGCAGTTTCCCTTTCTGATTCTGAAGACCAGGAAGCTGACCTTGCGAGCCAGGCGGGCCGTGACAACCTGATCGAGGTATCAAAGGGCAAGCTCCGCGGCTTCTACAACAGGGAAGGCAAAGTCATCGTCCCTGTTTCCTATGAAAGCCGTTCTGTCTGGAAGGACAATGCGCTTGCGGTCAAGCTTCCCGACAGCAAGATACGCTTCTACCGGGAAGACGGCACTGTCATTTCCGATCATGTGTATGACCAGGTCTCTGATTTCCAGGACGGCTCTGCCATTGTCAAGCTGGATGGCAAGTACGGCTACCTTTTCTATGACGGAAAGGAAATCGCGCCTCTCTATCAGGAAGCGCGCTGGTTTGCTGAGGGTCTTGCGCCTGTAAAGATGGACGGAAAATGGGGTGTCATCGATCAGACCGGCACCGTTGTCATCGAGCCTTCTTATAAGGATTCCGGCCCCTCCTTTAGCAGCGGTCTTCTGGCCGTCAAGAATAAGGAAAATCTCTGGGGTTTCATCAATAAGGAAAATACGCCTGTCGTTCCCTTCTCTTATGAAGAGGCCGCACCAATCTTTTCCGAGCATCTGACAGCCGTCAAGAACAAGGAAGGTCTCTGGGGCTTTGTCAATGATGAGGGAACGGTGGCGGTAAAGCCTCAGTTCAAGCGCGTCATGACAGAATTCTCGGAAGGCCTGGCTGGCGTCAAGACAATCGACGGCGGCGCTTATATCAAGCCGGACGGGACGATTGCTTTCATGGCTGATTATGACATGCTCTTCCCCTTCGAAGATGGTCTGGCAGAAGTCAGGAAAGGCGAGGTCAGGGAAGAAGGCGTCGTACGCCGCTATCCTGTCTCGATCGGCATCGGCTGGGGCTGGGGTCACTGGCTGCGTCCCCACCATCACCACCGCTATCATGGCGGATGGGGTTTTGGCATCGGCTTCCCGCTGTGGGATCCGTGGGGTTATGAATACGGAACGGTTCCAACCGTCCTTGTCAAACGCGGCTACATCGATAATACCGGCAAGGTCATTGCAAGCACATCGAATGCACGCGTCTTCCCGGCATCGAGCCGCGGCATCCTTGTTTTCAATAATGACCGCTACGGCTGGGAAAACAGGAGCGGTACATTCATTGCCCACATCGCCTACAAAGCAGTCATCCCCGTCGATGAAGCAGGCATCCTCATCTGCAGGAATGACAAGGGAGACTGGGGCGTCCTTTCCATGGACGACGGCAAAGAGCTCGTTCCCTTCTCTTACGCTGAGATCAAGTACCTGGGAAGCTCGATGCTTTCCTATAAGCAGGATGGGAAATACGGCATCCTTGATAAGGACGGGAAAGTCATTTCCGCTCCCCTCTACCGCGAAACGGGTACTGCTTCCTGCGGCCTGATTCCTGTGAAGGATGATGCATGGAAGGTCATCAGCTATGATGGCAATGACGCCATCGTTTTCCCGAAGAAGATCAGCCAGATGACATCCTTCATGAATGACAGGGCCGGCGTCAAAGTTGATGGCAAGTGGGGACTTATCGATACAAAAGGAAACTGGATCGTTTCCCCGACGTATGACAACCTGAAGTTCTTTAAATAA
- a CDS encoding TonB-dependent receptor gives MKGKSNLVWLSAVIAMMGCGSAYAEDTFYELDPVIVTAQRMETTDLKTPASVETITSEDIKKSGATTVHEALRYSTGIIIHAQGPRNISQGTMTNKAVIRGNEKGTLVLVDGVPINQAGRYNLEDIPVDSVDRIEVVRGGGAVLYGSEASGGVINIITKGTRENMIRAGLGNYGIQNYSGSVQAGKFGMTYTYDHTGRISNISSPTKPAKKARGTTPNGGMYYNILRGEHSNLNWRYNFNDNLYFTHTYSENSDHYVYKYDGHDYKPNTGADFKDALHSTKSNLMQLHFDNGDLKASIFYNKKDQKTRNLIAYQEATLKRGKVSVAHPEQFDPSRKDRNSTTYKDQTIGLDVSNRWHFNKGSFMLGYNFQRDLETKKVSDTYVGGYLSSAGSINSYERNMHSVFGQLAYNLTEKDEVDLNFRETWTEADEAGNKYDKFTPEINWVHSFDEDTSLYAKAGKSFMMPTFTQLYGGGNILGVPDLKPESGNHYELGVKKNIGKSAWRFDVFHYRIKNHIDADTDKWPEVSYKNTDIRNTGVELDFSRQENENLSYHAGITYSHPEKRKDGENNGNWHDYYGKLQFNAGASYTTGKLTTSFEMNVLSLRKRDAYPYEDFKAQCFTDLNFSYKANEECRVFLNIDNVFNRHDIVSSSTSNFYDLGRNFMAGVEYKF, from the coding sequence ATGAAGGGAAAAAGCAATTTAGTGTGGCTGAGTGCAGTCATAGCCATGATGGGATGTGGGAGCGCATATGCAGAGGATACATTTTACGAACTGGATCCAGTCATCGTCACTGCCCAGCGCATGGAAACAACAGATCTGAAGACGCCTGCATCAGTTGAGACCATTACATCGGAGGACATTAAAAAATCTGGTGCAACTACGGTTCATGAAGCACTGCGGTACAGCACAGGCATTATTATTCATGCGCAGGGCCCCAGAAATATTTCTCAGGGGACAATGACAAATAAAGCCGTCATCCGTGGCAACGAGAAAGGCACTCTTGTCCTGGTAGATGGCGTTCCTATCAATCAGGCCGGACGATATAATCTCGAGGATATACCTGTTGATTCTGTTGACAGGATTGAAGTCGTCAGGGGCGGCGGAGCGGTGCTTTACGGTTCGGAAGCATCCGGCGGCGTTATCAATATCATTACAAAAGGCACCCGCGAAAATATGATCCGCGCAGGGCTTGGGAATTATGGCATCCAGAATTATTCCGGTTCTGTACAGGCAGGAAAATTTGGAATGACTTATACCTATGACCATACCGGGCGGATTTCAAATATTTCCAGTCCTACCAAACCGGCAAAGAAAGCGAGAGGAACCACACCTAATGGAGGGATGTACTATAACATCCTCCGCGGCGAACACAGCAATCTGAACTGGCGTTATAATTTTAACGACAATTTGTATTTCACACATACATATAGTGAAAACAGCGACCATTATGTTTACAAGTATGATGGGCATGATTATAAGCCCAATACAGGTGCTGATTTCAAAGATGCACTTCATAGTACCAAATCCAATCTGATGCAGCTGCACTTTGATAATGGCGATCTGAAGGCATCCATTTTCTATAACAAAAAAGATCAGAAAACAAGAAACCTCATTGCTTATCAGGAAGCAACACTGAAAAGAGGGAAAGTGTCAGTCGCGCATCCTGAACAGTTTGATCCGAGCCGGAAAGACCGGAATTCAACGACCTATAAAGACCAGACGATCGGCCTTGATGTTTCCAATCGCTGGCATTTTAATAAAGGTTCCTTCATGCTGGGATACAATTTCCAGAGAGATTTGGAAACAAAGAAAGTATCGGATACGTATGTTGGCGGATACCTGTCATCGGCTGGCTCGATAAATAGCTATGAGAGAAACATGCACTCTGTTTTCGGCCAGCTTGCATATAATCTCACAGAGAAGGACGAAGTGGATCTGAATTTCCGCGAAACTTGGACAGAAGCGGATGAAGCAGGCAACAAATACGATAAGTTCACGCCTGAAATCAACTGGGTTCATTCCTTCGATGAAGATACTTCTCTTTATGCCAAAGCAGGAAAATCCTTCATGATGCCGACATTCACGCAGCTTTATGGCGGCGGAAATATCCTGGGCGTTCCGGATCTTAAACCTGAATCAGGCAATCACTACGAATTAGGCGTTAAGAAGAATATCGGTAAGTCTGCATGGCGGTTTGATGTATTCCATTACAGAATCAAGAATCATATTGATGCGGATACAGATAAATGGCCGGAAGTATCTTATAAGAATACCGACATCCGGAACACTGGCGTCGAACTCGACTTCTCGCGTCAGGAAAATGAAAATCTGTCTTACCATGCCGGCATTACATATAGTCATCCTGAAAAGAGAAAAGATGGAGAAAATAACGGGAACTGGCATGACTATTATGGCAAACTGCAGTTCAATGCAGGAGCCAGCTATACGACAGGCAAGCTGACGACATCCTTTGAAATGAATGTACTCTCCCTGAGAAAGAGGGATGCTTATCCCTACGAAGACTTCAAGGCACAGTGCTTCACTGATTTGAATTTCTCCTACAAGGCCAATGAAGAATGCCGTGTATTCCTGAACATTGATAATGTATTCAACAGGCATGATATCGTTTCTTCCTCGACCTCGAATTTCTATGATCTTGGCAGAAACTTCATGGCAGGGGTTGAATACAAGTTCTAA
- a CDS encoding TonB-dependent receptor encodes MKKLKFLVAAELIACTSIGGYIVAAEDVYELNPVVVTAERTEKKDLETPAAVQVITAKEIKEQGYTSVADALGHTVDVGAYSYTSDGDDLGGSQSRFYIRGFDKGTLVLVNGAPINIMNYSSTSGVPIDAVEKIEVIKGPSSVLYGAEAMGGVVNIITKKGGEDKTTAKVTYGNYTNGYQVSTSGEKYFISFNRDNFDRFNNPSTIFPKSKYGWENDKGHRTNLFTSINLTDKLTFDWMRFSSNKNRWAKEVKDGKKTGKIYTGSTGLYNYNDVKNTMDLIYNDDESHFKSIMAFNNRRLDSTNTKFNKDGSVKSKARGTNYNVYNFNFNNQKTWYLNDGKDSLTAGLDYKYEHYKSLNGEDYIGRSNYGLFASYSHEFNDRMTGIFGAREFVNQSNGWDKSNKKFLPQVQFLYKLSDDWSLYTNVGESFDMPAINSKYYSSKLKNWNIKPQSGWTYEFGTKYITGKDSLKIDVFHMDIKDKFEWVHESELIDGGADNINVQVNGGDFKNTGLEVEYEHIINSNWRYSLGASISNPKMKDYNSDVWRQSEARLQGSASLSYEEGKFYGGLNYFLISDRQDSHYTRDGSIAKNTKGWDHKTPNSSLLNAVFSYAPNKEQAVTLNLYNLLDRKNPINDSENVDLPFHWTVSYSYSF; translated from the coding sequence ATGAAGAAGTTAAAATTTCTAGTTGCCGCTGAATTAATAGCATGTACGTCAATTGGCGGTTATATAGTTGCTGCCGAAGATGTATATGAATTAAACCCGGTTGTCGTTACTGCTGAGAGAACAGAGAAGAAGGATTTAGAGACTCCGGCAGCGGTCCAGGTAATTACAGCGAAAGAAATTAAGGAACAGGGGTATACTTCCGTCGCAGATGCATTGGGGCATACGGTGGATGTAGGAGCCTATTCTTACACGAGTGACGGGGATGATTTGGGAGGATCCCAGAGCCGTTTCTATATCCGTGGATTTGATAAGGGGACATTGGTATTGGTCAATGGAGCTCCTATCAATATCATGAATTATTCTTCAACAAGCGGCGTCCCGATTGATGCTGTCGAGAAAATTGAAGTCATCAAGGGACCAAGCTCCGTTTTGTATGGCGCTGAAGCGATGGGCGGCGTTGTGAATATTATCACGAAAAAAGGCGGAGAAGATAAAACGACCGCCAAGGTTACCTACGGCAACTATACCAACGGGTATCAGGTCAGCACCAGCGGGGAAAAGTATTTCATTTCCTTTAACCGCGATAATTTCGATCGTTTTAATAATCCGAGCACTATATTTCCAAAGTCTAAGTATGGCTGGGAAAATGACAAGGGGCATAGGACGAACCTCTTCACCTCTATTAATTTGACGGATAAACTGACCTTTGACTGGATGCGTTTTTCATCGAATAAGAACCGCTGGGCCAAGGAAGTCAAGGATGGGAAGAAAACCGGAAAGATTTATACGGGAAGCACGGGTCTCTATAATTATAATGATGTAAAGAATACCATGGATTTGATATACAATGATGATGAAAGTCATTTCAAATCAATCATGGCCTTCAATAACAGAAGGCTGGACAGCACCAATACAAAGTTTAATAAAGACGGATCTGTAAAGAGCAAAGCACGGGGAACCAATTATAATGTCTATAATTTTAACTTCAATAACCAGAAGACCTGGTACTTAAACGATGGGAAAGACAGCCTGACAGCAGGTCTTGATTATAAATATGAACATTATAAATCGTTGAATGGGGAAGATTATATCGGCAGAAGCAACTATGGTCTGTTTGCATCTTACAGCCATGAGTTTAATGACAGGATGACCGGTATCTTCGGCGCACGTGAATTTGTGAATCAGTCAAACGGATGGGATAAATCCAATAAGAAATTCCTGCCGCAGGTTCAGTTCCTTTACAAGCTTTCGGACGACTGGAGCCTCTATACGAATGTGGGCGAATCATTCGACATGCCGGCCATTAATTCTAAATATTATTCATCAAAGCTTAAGAACTGGAATATAAAGCCACAGTCCGGGTGGACATATGAATTTGGTACAAAGTATATTACCGGCAAGGACAGCTTGAAGATCGATGTATTCCATATGGATATCAAGGATAAATTCGAATGGGTGCATGAGTCTGAGCTGATTGATGGCGGCGCTGATAATATCAATGTCCAGGTCAATGGCGGCGATTTTAAGAATACAGGGCTGGAAGTGGAATATGAACATATCATTAACAGCAACTGGCGTTATTCATTAGGAGCTTCCATTTCTAATCCGAAGATGAAGGATTATAACAGTGACGTATGGCGCCAGAGCGAAGCAAGGCTTCAGGGAAGCGCGAGCCTGTCCTATGAAGAAGGGAAGTTCTATGGAGGACTCAATTACTTCCTGATTTCTGACAGGCAGGATAGCCATTATACACGGGACGGTTCTATCGCAAAGAACACGAAAGGATGGGATCATAAGACGCCAAACAGTTCTCTCCTGAATGCCGTGTTCTCCTATGCTCCTAATAAGGAACAGGCTGTTACCCTGAACTTGTATAATCTGCTTGACCGGAAGAATCCTATTAATGATTCAGAAAATGTTGATCTGCCCTTCCATTGGACGGTTTCATACAGTTATTCGTTCTGA